A genomic region of Colletotrichum destructivum chromosome 1, complete sequence contains the following coding sequences:
- a CDS encoding Putative CID domain-containing protein — MASAPPVLALEVALKAIPDHKAPGITGTRIAAMTSICVDNVQYESALVQKLFTYFTIATPPYKLGVLYVIDSVIRKWLAQARSRQQVYDENAADGTCGAGAHRLTVLMPNLIDDLLRALPDGHKDKLHKLIGIWRKASTFPDEMIESFQSKLEATPVPVPNFQGQNQGEPQCSGQSQIHKQSQHGGPDHNNGQQQNGNQTYSQPQIPVQAQSITQVPTYLPNLLPRPHSIMPQEQQQQQLQQQQPQPTAPPMNSQQFPYSMPPFTNSILTAPNPARFLLPPAQSQGPPTRIQFSDQPRIPKLPCQVAGVYPNTAQQMAMFRMTPSQGTATDRFAVVLTSVSGSHNGVAPVVSTAPAASSLSTPPAPAITAVQNHYISGQGHGGSAQPNDNLDQHRYDNRARFGWPSRRDSRVKRRGSKHRQRNLPLSRDGSRSNGSRHGSNDKRVELDRSLSAGHIKSLSRSLLSRSMQTRWSVGFGPRDASDYGNNSRPIVPGLVVEAPDIEHGVSVSPKAISRRMQRGKSGNDGPRSVPGGLDACHDDPGRRSRNRGNRRGNPPDGEKDSVTNGQPPPQPFPLGIGTLHNDMTTHTRASRSRPPRATISRSILSLP, encoded by the exons ATGGCTTCCGCTCCCCCTGTCTTGGCCCTAGAAGTCGCCCTCAAAGCCATCCCAGACCACAAGGCTCCTGGCATTACGGGCACTCGCATTGCTGCCATGACCAGCATTTGTGTTGACAACGTTCAG TATGAGTCGGCCCTCGTCCAGAAGCTGTTCACCTACTTCACGATAGCAACTCCTCCTTACAAGCTCGGCGTTCTATATGTTATAGACTCAGTGATCCGTAAGTGGCTTGCGCAGGCTAGAAGCCGTCAGCAAGTCTACGATGAGAATGCCGCAGATGGCACTTGCGGTGCTGGCGCGCATCGACTGACGGTGCTGATGCCTAACCTCATCGATGACCTGCTTCGAGCTTTGCCCGACGGCCACAAG GACAAGTTGCATAAGTTGATTGGAATTTGGCGCAAGGCCTCGACGTTCCCCGATGAAATGATAGAGTCATTCCAGAGCAAGCTGGAGGCTACGCCTGTCCCCGTTCCAA ATTTCCAAGGACAGAACCAGGGAGAGCCTCAATGCAGCGGCCAGAGCCAGATCCACAAACAATCTCAGCATGGCGGTCCTGATCACAACAACGGCCAACAGCAGAATGGCAACCAGACCTATAGCCAACCCCAGATCCCCGTCCAGGCACAGAGTATCACGCAGGTGCCAACCTACCTGCCGAACCTGCTCCCCAGACCCCATAGTATCATGCCTCaggagcaacagcaacagcaactgcagcagcagcagccgcagccgacTGCGCCTCCCATGAACTCCCAACAGTTCCCATACTCAATGCCTCCCTTTACGAACAGCATTCTCACCGCGCCAAATCCAGCCCGGTTTCTTCTGCCACCGGCTCAGTCCCAGGGCCCGCCTACTAGGATACAGTTTTCAGACCAGCCTCGGATACCCAAGCTGCCTTGCCAGGTCGCCGGTGTCTACCCCAACACCGCTCAGCAGATGGCGATGTTTCGGATGACCCCCAGTCAAGGCACTGCTACCGACAGGTTTGCTGTCGTGCTCACGTCCGTCAGCGGCAGCCATAACGGTGTTGCTCCCGTGGTATCTACTGCCCCAGCGGCCTCTAGCCTTTCGACCCCGCCTGCTCCAGCCATCACCGCTGTGCAGAATCACTACATCTCGGGACAGGGACATGGCGGCTCTGCTCAGCCCAACGATAACCTCGACCAGCATCGGTACGACAACCGCGCTCGATTCGGATGGCCCAGCCGCCGTGATAGTAGAGTCAAGCGTCGAGGCAGCAAGCATCGTCAGCGTAATCTGCCGCTGAGCCGCGATGGTAGCCGCAGCAACGGCTCTCGCCACGGTTCAAACGACAAGCGGGTCGAACTCGACCGATCTCTTTCCGCCGGCCACATCAAGAGTCTCAGCCGAAGCCTTCTGAGCAGAAGCATGCAGACTAGATGGAGTGTAGGCTTTGGTCCGCGTGATGCTAGCGACTACGGCAATAACTCTAGACCCATTGTGCCTGGAttggtcgtcgaggcgccCGACATCGAACATGGCGTCAGTGTGTCCCCAAAGGCCATCAGCCGCCGCATGCAGAGGGGCAAGAGCGGTAACGATGGTCCTCGCTCTGTCCCTGGCGGACTTGATGCATGTCATGATGACCCtggccgccggagccgcaACCGTGGGAACCGCCGTGGTAATCCTCCCGACGGTGAAAAGGACTCTGTCACCAACGGTCAGCCACCCCCGCAGCCATTTCCCTTAGGTATCGGCACCCTGCACAACGACATGACTACCCATACTCGGGCTTCACGTTCCCGGCCACCAAGGGCAACTATCAGTCGTTCGATTCTCTCACTTCCTTAA